In the Acidovorax sp. A79 genome, one interval contains:
- a CDS encoding lectin yields the protein MKDPTRLRRAWLLCLPLLVNAQAAMAQDQFVDLQSNGGYASYRLPDDTTQVDLSEQTQGACRFNRTWGYDLTRRELWTNGGCGGRFKVTRAYASGNNQSGSNAGAAVAAVAAIAGIALLANHNRHDDDRRPEYPDYPDYGGRGGEIRVDGRLCLDVTKGNIRPGTPLQVYDCNGTASQRFSVGRSGEIRVRDLCVDVDRGDPRDGARVVLWSCSGSRSQSWSTRGGQIVSQLNGKCLDVEDGRVRQGAPTMVWPCNRSPSQRWWW from the coding sequence ATGAAAGACCCGACCCGTCTACGGCGCGCCTGGCTGCTGTGCCTGCCTCTCCTGGTGAACGCCCAGGCCGCGATGGCCCAGGACCAGTTCGTGGACCTGCAGTCGAACGGAGGCTATGCCTCCTACCGCCTGCCGGACGACACCACCCAGGTGGACCTGAGCGAACAGACGCAAGGCGCCTGCCGCTTCAACAGAACCTGGGGCTATGACCTGACCCGCCGCGAGCTGTGGACCAACGGCGGCTGCGGCGGCCGCTTCAAGGTCACCCGGGCCTACGCGTCCGGCAACAACCAGAGCGGCTCCAATGCCGGCGCGGCCGTGGCTGCCGTCGCCGCCATCGCAGGCATTGCCCTGCTGGCCAACCACAACCGGCATGACGACGACCGGAGGCCCGAGTACCCGGACTATCCCGACTACGGTGGCCGTGGCGGCGAGATCCGTGTGGACGGCCGCCTGTGCCTGGACGTGACCAAGGGCAACATCCGGCCTGGCACCCCGCTGCAGGTGTATGACTGCAACGGCACGGCATCCCAGCGCTTCAGCGTGGGCCGGAGCGGCGAAATCCGCGTGCGTGACCTGTGCGTGGATGTGGACCGTGGCGATCCACGCGACGGCGCGCGCGTGGTGCTGTGGTCGTGCTCCGGCTCCCGCAGCCAGAGCTGGTCCACACGGGGTGGGCAGATCGTGAGCCAGCTCAATGGCAAGTGCCTGGACGTGGAAGACGGCCGGGTCCGCCAGGGAGCGCCCACCATGGTGTGGCCATGCAACCGCAGCCCCAGCCAGCGCTGGTGGTGGTAA
- a CDS encoding P1 family peptidase yields MSSSPHVLAGSAGSITRVAGIEVGHFTETRRPTGCTVIITREGAVAGVDVRGAAPGTRETDLLDPSNLVDKVHAIMLAGGSAWGLDAATGAVRWLEERGIGFDVAVGRLPIVPAAVLFDLLVGDMRIRPDAAAGYAACDAASTADPAEGNVGAGTGAALGKIFGIQRAMKGGIGTASVTVDGVTVGALIACNALGDVVDPDTAQVIAGARTDDGLRLRDTRRALLRGDPPQPLLAGTNTTIGVVATDAAITKVQAHRLAVAAHDGLARSINPVHTMSDGDTIFSLGTGRANKSLGMMVLATMAAEATAIATARAARAARAITTAEGLHLPWAGDLG; encoded by the coding sequence ATGAGTTCATCCCCCCACGTCCTGGCCGGCAGCGCCGGCAGCATCACCCGCGTGGCCGGCATCGAAGTCGGCCACTTCACAGAAACCCGTCGCCCCACGGGCTGCACCGTCATCATCACCCGCGAGGGCGCGGTGGCAGGCGTGGACGTGCGCGGCGCCGCGCCCGGCACGCGCGAGACGGATCTGCTCGACCCGTCGAATCTGGTGGACAAGGTGCACGCCATCATGCTGGCCGGGGGCAGTGCCTGGGGGCTGGATGCCGCCACCGGCGCCGTGCGCTGGCTCGAAGAGCGCGGCATCGGCTTCGACGTGGCGGTGGGTCGCCTGCCCATCGTGCCCGCCGCCGTGCTGTTCGATCTGCTGGTGGGAGACATGCGCATCCGCCCGGATGCCGCGGCGGGGTATGCGGCGTGCGATGCGGCCTCCACCGCAGACCCCGCAGAAGGCAATGTGGGCGCTGGCACCGGCGCGGCCCTGGGCAAGATCTTCGGCATCCAGCGCGCCATGAAGGGCGGCATCGGCACCGCCTCGGTCACGGTCGATGGCGTGACCGTGGGGGCCCTCATTGCCTGCAATGCGCTGGGCGACGTGGTGGACCCGGACACCGCCCAGGTGATCGCCGGCGCCCGCACCGACGACGGCCTGCGCCTGCGCGACACCCGCCGCGCCCTGCTGCGCGGCGACCCGCCACAGCCGCTGCTGGCGGGCACCAACACCACCATCGGCGTGGTCGCCACCGACGCCGCCATCACCAAGGTCCAGGCCCATCGCCTGGCCGTTGCCGCCCACGACGGGCTGGCCCGCAGCATCAACCCCGTGCACACCATGTCGGATGGCGACACGATCTTCAGCCTGGGCACCGGCCGCGCCAACAAGAGCCTGGGCATGATGGTCCTGGCCACCATGGCCGCGGAAGCCACGGCCATCGCCACGGCGCGGGCGGCACGGGCAGCACGCGCGATCACCACGGCGGAGGGACTGCACCTGCCCTGGGCGGGCGACCTGGGATGA
- a CDS encoding gamma-glutamylcyclotransferase yields the protein MTILTRENLGNGSFRSHLAMPEHASWTDARLDQSFAETWAQRPGGPVWVFGYGSLIWNPLMVFEEQRTATLRGWHRSFCLRSISGRGSPGQPGRVLSLLSGGEVQGVALRLAAPTARDEVRLLWTREMTGGSYVPRWLPVQLAGGGTVHAITFVANTEHPQHEQDASASTVARLVARARGVFGPNIDYVLALDRALREHGLYDPYIEAIMARMREASEAP from the coding sequence ATGACGATCCTGACCCGCGAGAACCTCGGCAACGGCAGCTTTCGCAGCCACCTGGCCATGCCGGAACATGCCTCATGGACGGATGCACGGCTCGATCAGTCCTTTGCAGAGACCTGGGCCCAGCGCCCCGGCGGTCCTGTCTGGGTCTTTGGGTATGGCTCGCTCATCTGGAACCCGCTCATGGTCTTCGAAGAACAGCGCACGGCCACGCTGCGGGGCTGGCACCGCAGCTTCTGCCTGCGCTCCATCTCGGGGCGGGGCAGTCCCGGGCAACCTGGCCGCGTGCTCTCCCTGCTGTCCGGCGGCGAGGTCCAGGGGGTGGCGCTGAGGCTTGCCGCACCCACTGCCCGCGACGAAGTCCGCCTGCTGTGGACGCGCGAGATGACGGGCGGCAGCTATGTGCCGCGGTGGTTGCCGGTGCAGCTGGCCGGGGGCGGTACGGTCCATGCCATTACTTTCGTGGCCAACACCGAGCACCCACAGCACGAGCAGGACGCGTCAGCCTCCACCGTGGCACGGCTGGTCGCCCGCGCCCGTGGCGTGTTTGGCCCCAATATTGACTACGTGCTGGCGCTTGATCGTGCGCTGCGGGAGCACGGGCTGTATGATCCCTACATCGAGGCGATCATGGCCAGGATGCGGGAAGCGTCCGAGGCGCCGTAG
- a CDS encoding TAXI family TRAP transporter solute-binding subunit, with amino-acid sequence MSQAFRNTLLSLRDLIVSAGPLAFLAVGLLMVAYWWLNPNPPKTVTLATGPGQSAYEEFGKRYQKALAVDGIEVVLLPSDGSSHNLQLLREGKADVAFVQGGTAELQPDDADALVSLGSLFVEPVWLFYRTESAERAYNVPRLDSLRQLRGWRVNVGSEGSGVPKLMERLLDANKVEPGAVKMSRLEQTPATMDFLAGKLDALVFASAPESLMVQMLLQTPGVQLLDFAQHEAYARRFPFLTPVTLPRGVVDLAANVPTRDVRLVASTTSLLAREGTHPALLTLFAQNAQKLHGGSGWFNRAREFPNSRSSELPIAKEGDRAMNEPVPMLQRYLPFWMANLIERMWLVLGILLAIMLPLSRIVPPLYQFRVRSRVFRWYGRLREIENDMEAGKADSAELLKALNTLEAQAEKVSVPLSYADELYALRNHIHLVRKKLLRA; translated from the coding sequence ATGTCCCAGGCCTTTCGCAACACCCTGCTTTCCCTGCGCGACCTGATCGTGTCGGCCGGCCCGCTTGCCTTTCTGGCGGTGGGGCTGCTGATGGTGGCGTACTGGTGGCTCAACCCCAACCCGCCCAAGACGGTGACGCTGGCCACCGGCCCCGGTCAGAGTGCGTATGAAGAGTTTGGCAAGCGTTACCAGAAAGCGCTGGCGGTGGACGGCATCGAGGTCGTGCTGCTGCCCAGCGACGGGTCCTCGCACAACCTCCAGCTGCTGCGCGAGGGGAAGGCCGACGTGGCATTCGTGCAGGGCGGCACGGCCGAACTGCAGCCCGATGATGCGGACGCGCTGGTATCGCTGGGCAGCCTGTTTGTAGAGCCCGTGTGGCTGTTCTACCGGACGGAATCCGCCGAGCGTGCCTACAACGTACCCAGGCTCGACAGCCTGCGCCAGCTGCGCGGCTGGCGTGTGAATGTGGGGTCCGAAGGCAGTGGCGTGCCCAAGCTGATGGAACGCCTGCTCGACGCGAACAAGGTGGAGCCCGGCGCGGTGAAGATGTCGCGGCTGGAGCAGACGCCTGCCACCATGGATTTTCTGGCGGGCAAGCTCGATGCGCTGGTTTTTGCCTCCGCCCCTGAATCGTTGATGGTGCAGATGCTGCTGCAGACGCCCGGCGTGCAACTGCTCGACTTCGCCCAGCATGAGGCCTATGCGAGGCGCTTTCCGTTCCTGACGCCGGTGACCCTGCCACGTGGCGTGGTGGACCTGGCCGCCAATGTGCCCACACGGGACGTGCGCCTGGTCGCCTCCACCACCTCGCTGCTGGCGCGCGAGGGCACGCACCCCGCTTTGCTGACCCTGTTCGCACAGAACGCGCAGAAGCTGCACGGCGGCTCGGGCTGGTTCAACCGCGCACGGGAGTTCCCCAACTCGCGCAGCAGCGAGCTGCCCATCGCCAAGGAAGGCGACCGTGCCATGAACGAGCCCGTCCCCATGCTGCAGCGCTACCTGCCGTTCTGGATGGCCAATCTGATTGAGCGCATGTGGCTCGTGCTGGGCATCCTACTGGCGATCATGCTGCCACTGTCGCGCATCGTGCCGCCGCTGTACCAGTTCCGGGTGCGTTCACGCGTGTTCCGCTGGTATGGCCGGCTTCGCGAGATCGAGAACGACATGGAAGCGGGCAAGGCGGATTCGGCCGAACTCCTCAAGGCCCTGAACACGCTGGAGGCACAGGCCGAAAAGGTGAGCGTGCCGCTGTCCTACGCCGACGAGCTGTACGCGCTGCGCAACCATATTCACCTGGTGCGCAAGAAGCTGCTGCGCGCATGA
- a CDS encoding DUF1631 family protein, which produces MSQTASRSRTVFRACVVNAVRGGEALMQQLVKVTQAALTEEESANRNIQQRNLVSDSLRLLNQHEAALVKGYPMALLEIFAEGPGIAKGRSSAEDTGMDFGELSLMDESEMQAQVELSKAQQSALHATDAVLAELNTLVSSAQGLRSVQPERNPLRPESYIRALQQVVGDTGVSPEVRQLWMQHMRDLLGKLLVDEYKKTAASLREHGVQPVGYAVLGTPSGNSGRGGGYGGPGMNTGMGTGYGGGYSGYGNSMAAAMGDYGTTGYGRGIGPATGWSGDSMQSPMAPAAEEALLTVGILRQMLAGGDPFDPRAYGAAMPSQPVALQPAWVASPQVGGAVAGAQAMPHGGGYFPAGAAAEAIEDMAQLERLVGRLASGSQSASLSAPLSGWRGPGVAPVVYAAMPMEAATQSTAMAIEVVGRMMENIAQDSRLLPQVQQAVKSLEPALKQLVRHDGRFFSDGTHPARRLLDELTQRSLAFTAESTPGFSRFMRLLNGAVEHLTTNEIKDAGPFDTVLKALQSAWEAQEQKIKAHQEAQQKALLHAEQREMLAEKIAADIRKLPDLENVPADVLDFAAGPWADVIALAQVLKADDSRDEDPGGYLALVPVLLWSSQPDLTRKEPDRLNEAIPGLLAKLRKGLKTVNYPAVQTSAFLQRLVGLHQSAFEKPAPAPVAAAPQAEPEPEADAPPPAPQPAEAASSAPVPEDSAQAPVEAAPDPYADFVIGAWVELITNGRLVRTQLTWASPHGTLFLFTAPDASTQSMTRRMRDKLAAEGSLRVVPTLPATTRALDAVAAGAARKGSGGSGSISGSRSSSSKTR; this is translated from the coding sequence ATGTCCCAGACTGCGTCTCGCTCGAGAACCGTTTTCCGTGCCTGTGTCGTCAACGCCGTGCGCGGGGGCGAGGCGCTGATGCAGCAACTGGTCAAGGTCACGCAGGCGGCCTTGACGGAGGAAGAGTCGGCCAACCGCAACATCCAGCAGCGCAACCTGGTCAGCGACAGCCTGCGGCTGCTGAACCAGCATGAGGCTGCGCTGGTCAAGGGCTACCCCATGGCCTTGCTGGAGATCTTCGCCGAAGGGCCGGGCATCGCCAAAGGCCGCAGTTCGGCGGAAGACACGGGCATGGACTTCGGCGAACTCTCGCTCATGGATGAGAGCGAGATGCAGGCGCAGGTGGAACTCTCCAAGGCGCAGCAGTCGGCGCTGCACGCCACCGACGCGGTGCTGGCCGAACTCAATACCCTGGTCAGTTCGGCGCAAGGCCTGCGCAGCGTGCAACCCGAGCGCAACCCCTTGCGCCCTGAAAGCTACATCCGCGCCCTCCAGCAGGTCGTGGGCGACACGGGCGTCTCGCCCGAGGTGCGCCAGCTGTGGATGCAGCACATGCGCGATCTGCTGGGCAAGCTCCTGGTCGATGAGTACAAGAAAACCGCTGCGAGCCTGAGAGAGCACGGTGTGCAGCCGGTCGGCTATGCGGTGCTGGGCACGCCATCCGGAAACTCGGGGCGCGGCGGAGGATACGGCGGCCCTGGCATGAACACCGGCATGGGGACGGGCTATGGCGGGGGGTATTCCGGCTACGGAAACTCCATGGCAGCAGCGATGGGAGACTATGGCACCACCGGCTATGGCCGGGGAATCGGCCCGGCGACCGGCTGGAGCGGCGATTCCATGCAGTCGCCCATGGCGCCCGCCGCGGAAGAGGCCCTGTTGACCGTGGGCATCCTGCGCCAGATGCTGGCGGGTGGCGACCCCTTCGATCCGCGTGCGTACGGGGCGGCGATGCCCTCGCAGCCGGTGGCGCTGCAGCCTGCGTGGGTGGCGTCGCCTCAAGTGGGGGGCGCCGTGGCCGGAGCACAGGCGATGCCCCATGGCGGTGGCTATTTCCCTGCGGGCGCCGCGGCGGAGGCCATCGAGGACATGGCCCAGCTTGAACGCCTGGTGGGCCGCCTTGCAAGTGGCAGCCAGTCGGCTTCGCTGTCGGCCCCGCTGTCGGGATGGCGGGGCCCCGGGGTGGCGCCGGTGGTCTATGCGGCCATGCCGATGGAGGCCGCCACGCAGTCCACGGCCATGGCCATCGAAGTGGTCGGCCGCATGATGGAGAACATTGCGCAAGACTCCCGCCTGCTGCCGCAGGTCCAGCAGGCCGTGAAGAGTCTGGAGCCTGCGCTCAAGCAACTGGTGCGGCACGATGGGCGGTTCTTCTCCGACGGAACCCATCCCGCCCGGCGCCTGCTCGACGAGCTGACGCAGCGCAGCCTCGCTTTCACCGCGGAATCCACGCCCGGGTTCAGCCGCTTCATGCGCCTGCTCAATGGGGCGGTGGAGCACCTCACCACCAACGAAATCAAGGATGCGGGGCCCTTCGACACGGTGCTCAAGGCCCTGCAATCCGCCTGGGAGGCGCAGGAGCAGAAGATCAAGGCCCACCAGGAGGCGCAGCAGAAAGCCCTGTTGCATGCCGAACAGCGCGAAATGCTGGCCGAGAAGATTGCGGCGGACATCCGCAAGCTGCCGGATCTGGAGAATGTCCCTGCCGACGTGCTCGATTTTGCGGCAGGCCCCTGGGCCGATGTGATCGCGCTGGCGCAGGTATTGAAGGCGGACGACAGCCGGGATGAAGATCCTGGTGGCTATCTGGCGCTGGTTCCAGTGCTGCTGTGGAGTTCGCAGCCAGACCTGACGCGCAAGGAGCCTGACCGCCTGAATGAGGCGATTCCCGGCTTGCTGGCCAAGCTGCGCAAAGGGCTCAAGACCGTCAACTACCCTGCCGTCCAGACCAGCGCCTTCTTGCAGCGGCTGGTGGGCCTGCACCAGTCTGCCTTTGAAAAGCCCGCGCCCGCCCCCGTGGCGGCAGCGCCTCAGGCAGAGCCAGAGCCGGAGGCCGATGCTCCGCCGCCGGCGCCGCAGCCTGCCGAAGCCGCATCCTCCGCCCCGGTACCGGAGGACAGCGCACAGGCGCCTGTCGAGGCAGCCCCCGATCCCTATGCCGATTTCGTGATCGGTGCCTGGGTCGAGCTCATCACCAATGGCCGGCTGGTGCGCACCCAGCTCACCTGGGCCAGTCCGCATGGCACGCTGTTCCTGTTCACGGCGCCCGATGCGAGCACGCAGTCCATGACGCGGCGCATGCGCGACAAGCTGGCCGCGGAGGGTTCGTTGCGCGTCGTGCCAACCCTGCCGGCCACCACCCGTGCCCTGGATGCCGTCGCCGCAGGAGCGGCCCGCAAGGGTTCGGGCGGATCCGGGTCGATATCGGGCTCCAGGTCTTCCTCTTCCAAGACGCGCTAG